A window from Lagopus muta isolate bLagMut1 chromosome 5, bLagMut1 primary, whole genome shotgun sequence encodes these proteins:
- the CTBP2 gene encoding C-terminal-binding protein 2 isoform X2 — protein MKPRRFWRAGSKAERGIRPQIMNGPMHPRPLVALLDGRDCTVEMPILKDLATVAFCDAQSTQEIHEKVLNEAVGAMMYHTITLTREDLEKFKALRVIVRIGSGYDNIDIKAAGELGIAVCNIPSAAVEETADSTVCHVLNLYRRNTWLYQALREGTRVQSVEQIREVASGAARIRGETLGLIGFGRTAQAVAVRAKAFGFNVIFYDPYLQDGIERSLGVQRVYTLQDLLYQSDCVSLHCNLNEHNHHLINDFTIKQMRQGAFLVNTARGGLVDEKALTQALKEGRIRGAALDVHESEPFSFAQGPLKDAPNLICTPHTAWYSEQASLEMREAAATEIRRAITGRIPESLRNCVNKEFFVTTAPWSVIDQQAIHPELNGATYRYPPGMVSVAPGGIPAAMEGIMPGGIPVTHNLPTVAHPSQAPSPNQPTKHGDNREHPNEQ, from the exons GCATCCGTCCTCAGATCATGAACGGCCCCATGCACCCCCGGCCCCTGGTGGCACTGCTGGATGGCAGGGACTGCACGGTGGAGATGCCCATTTTGAAGGACTTGGCGACCGTGGCATTCTGTGATGCACAATCGACTCAGGAGATCCACGAGAAG GTATTAAACGAAGCTGTGGGGGCCATGATGTACCACACCATCACGCTGACTCGAGAAGACCTAGAGAAGTTCAAGGCCTTGCGGGTCATTGTTCGAATAGGCAGCGGCTACGACAACATCGACATCAAAGCAGCAGGGGAGCTCG GGATCGCCGTCTGCAACATCCCCTCGGCTGCCGTGGAGGAGACGGCCGACTCCACCGTCTGCCACGTCCTCAACCTCTACCGACGGAACACGTGGCTCTACCAGGCGCTGCGGGAGGGCACGCGGGTGCAGAGCGTGGAGCAGATCCGGGAGGTGGCCTCTGGTGCTGCACGGATCCGGGGCGAGACGCTCGGCCTCATCGGCTTCG GTCGCACGGCGCAGGCGGTTGCGGTCCGAGCCAAGGCGTTCGGCTTCAACGTCATCTTCTACGACCCATACCTGCAGGATGGGATTGAGCGGTCCCTGGGAGTCCAGCGGGTGTACACACTGCAGGACCTGCTCTACCAGAGCGACTGCGTCTCGTTGCACTGCAACCTTAACGAACACAACCACCACCTCATCAACGACTTCACGATTAAGCAG ATGAGGCAGGGAGCGTTCCTGGTGAACACGGCGCGCGGCGGGCTGGTGGATGAGAAGGCCTTAACTCAAGCCCTGAAGGAGGGTCGGATACGAGGGGCTGCGCTCGACGTGCACGAGTCGGAACCCTTCAG TTTTGCTCAAGGCCCATTGAAAGATGCTCCTAATTTAATCTGCACCCCTCACACGGCCTGGTACAGCGAGCAGGCGTCGCTGGAGATGAGAGAAGCTGCTGCTACCGAAATCCGGCGCGCGATCACAG GGCGCATCCCAGAAAGCCTAAGGAACTGCGTGAACAAGGAGTTCTTTGTCACAACAGCTCCGTGGTCAGTAATAGACCAGCAAGCAATCCATCCAGAGCTCAATGGTGCCACATACAG GTACCCGCCCGGGATGGTCAGCGTGGCCCCAGGAGGAATACCAGCAGCCATGGAGGGCATCATGCCCGGGGGCATCCCTGTGACTCACAACCTGCCCACGGTGGCACATCCTTCCCAAGCTCCATCTCCGAACCAGCCCACAAAACACGGCGACAACAGGGAACATCCCAACGAGCAATAG
- the CTBP2 gene encoding C-terminal-binding protein 2 isoform X3, protein MALVDKHKVKRQRLDRICEGIRPQIMNGPMHPRPLVALLDGRDCTVEMPILKDLATVAFCDAQSTQEIHEKVLNEAVGAMMYHTITLTREDLEKFKALRVIVRIGSGYDNIDIKAAGELGIAVCNIPSAAVEETADSTVCHVLNLYRRNTWLYQALREGTRVQSVEQIREVASGAARIRGETLGLIGFGRTAQAVAVRAKAFGFNVIFYDPYLQDGIERSLGVQRVYTLQDLLYQSDCVSLHCNLNEHNHHLINDFTIKQMRQGAFLVNTARGGLVDEKALTQALKEGRIRGAALDVHESEPFSFAQGPLKDAPNLICTPHTAWYSEQASLEMREAAATEIRRAITGRIPESLRNCVNKEFFVTTAPWSVIDQQAIHPELNGATYRYPPGMVSVAPGGIPAAMEGIMPGGIPVTHNLPTVAHPSQAPSPNQPTKHGDNREHPNEQ, encoded by the exons GCATCCGTCCTCAGATCATGAACGGCCCCATGCACCCCCGGCCCCTGGTGGCACTGCTGGATGGCAGGGACTGCACGGTGGAGATGCCCATTTTGAAGGACTTGGCGACCGTGGCATTCTGTGATGCACAATCGACTCAGGAGATCCACGAGAAG GTATTAAACGAAGCTGTGGGGGCCATGATGTACCACACCATCACGCTGACTCGAGAAGACCTAGAGAAGTTCAAGGCCTTGCGGGTCATTGTTCGAATAGGCAGCGGCTACGACAACATCGACATCAAAGCAGCAGGGGAGCTCG GGATCGCCGTCTGCAACATCCCCTCGGCTGCCGTGGAGGAGACGGCCGACTCCACCGTCTGCCACGTCCTCAACCTCTACCGACGGAACACGTGGCTCTACCAGGCGCTGCGGGAGGGCACGCGGGTGCAGAGCGTGGAGCAGATCCGGGAGGTGGCCTCTGGTGCTGCACGGATCCGGGGCGAGACGCTCGGCCTCATCGGCTTCG GTCGCACGGCGCAGGCGGTTGCGGTCCGAGCCAAGGCGTTCGGCTTCAACGTCATCTTCTACGACCCATACCTGCAGGATGGGATTGAGCGGTCCCTGGGAGTCCAGCGGGTGTACACACTGCAGGACCTGCTCTACCAGAGCGACTGCGTCTCGTTGCACTGCAACCTTAACGAACACAACCACCACCTCATCAACGACTTCACGATTAAGCAG ATGAGGCAGGGAGCGTTCCTGGTGAACACGGCGCGCGGCGGGCTGGTGGATGAGAAGGCCTTAACTCAAGCCCTGAAGGAGGGTCGGATACGAGGGGCTGCGCTCGACGTGCACGAGTCGGAACCCTTCAG TTTTGCTCAAGGCCCATTGAAAGATGCTCCTAATTTAATCTGCACCCCTCACACGGCCTGGTACAGCGAGCAGGCGTCGCTGGAGATGAGAGAAGCTGCTGCTACCGAAATCCGGCGCGCGATCACAG GGCGCATCCCAGAAAGCCTAAGGAACTGCGTGAACAAGGAGTTCTTTGTCACAACAGCTCCGTGGTCAGTAATAGACCAGCAAGCAATCCATCCAGAGCTCAATGGTGCCACATACAG GTACCCGCCCGGGATGGTCAGCGTGGCCCCAGGAGGAATACCAGCAGCCATGGAGGGCATCATGCCCGGGGGCATCCCTGTGACTCACAACCTGCCCACGGTGGCACATCCTTCCCAAGCTCCATCTCCGAACCAGCCCACAAAACACGGCGACAACAGGGAACATCCCAACGAGCAATAG